One genomic window of Halorhabdus sp. CBA1104 includes the following:
- a CDS encoding PHP domain-containing protein → MHDYHVHTTYSDGSLLPRMVAAAEQAGLDGLGLADHCNVFDTEGARAYRDAFGFNLDLTHERRRRAIERYRDRTDLRLYDGVEMDYHPDHEDAIDEFLADAAFDYAIGSVHQLDGANVHDREHFAALSPTQRERAVETYVDRVVGLLDSDLFDIAAHIDLVERNPALRGLLSENHYRRIADALAASQTVPEINAGRVTREYGDFHPSEEFFETLVDAGVGFTIGSDAHEPQELLECTDRLESTVEHRDVPIVELGL, encoded by the coding sequence ATGCACGACTATCACGTGCACACTACCTACTCCGACGGGTCGTTGTTGCCCCGTATGGTCGCCGCCGCCGAGCAGGCAGGCCTGGACGGGCTCGGGCTCGCCGATCACTGTAACGTCTTCGACACCGAAGGGGCGCGCGCCTACCGGGACGCCTTCGGGTTCAACCTGGATCTCACCCACGAGCGCCGTCGCCGGGCGATCGAGCGGTATCGCGACCGGACCGACCTCCGGCTGTACGACGGCGTCGAGATGGACTATCATCCCGACCACGAGGATGCTATCGACGAGTTCCTCGCCGACGCGGCGTTCGACTATGCGATCGGGAGCGTCCACCAACTCGACGGGGCAAACGTCCACGACCGAGAGCACTTCGCCGCGCTCTCGCCCACCCAACGGGAGCGCGCGGTCGAAACGTACGTCGATCGAGTGGTTGGGCTGCTCGACTCGGACCTGTTCGATATCGCGGCCCACATCGATCTCGTCGAGCGCAATCCGGCACTTCGGGGTCTGTTGTCCGAGAACCACTACCGTCGGATCGCCGACGCGCTGGCCGCCTCACAGACTGTCCCCGAGATCAATGCCGGTCGCGTCACCCGGGAGTATGGTGACTTCCATCCAAGTGAGGAGTTTTTCGAGACACTGGTCGATGCCGGCGTCGGGTTCACGATCGGCTCGGACGCACACGAACCCCAAGAACTGCTCGAGTGTACCGACCGACTCGAATCGACCGTCGAGCACAGAGACGTTCCGATCGTCGAACTGGGCCTCTGA
- a CDS encoding L-lactate permease, which translates to MTSTGLLALAASLPIVVSFVLLAGLRWSAARSMTVGWVIAAALGLGVWGMEGTWFAAAALKGVLGAVDIILIVFGAILLMNYLEVGGSISTIRWFFRRIESDRRVQLLLIGLGFETIIEGVAGFGTPGALAAPLFIGLGFPPLAAAVFGLFFNAPNPQFGAAGTPIIGGVDQGMSAELIDGKSIEAFKMIVGQWTGVMTGLTFVFWGILGVFLLIYWFGDEDERSLRGAARSTLPILPFALVLGVITGLVQWAVAWFVGYSLPDIAAGFVVIGVGIVMANANVLVPERKWTFPDRSGWSDTWLGGLDLASISDDEPTKEMPVWLAWTPYLLVAGFLLVTRWPGLGIESQLQQFTIGVTGLLGTELGWNLQYLYLPGTMPFIPIALGTGLLYRLDLEGTVEAWRESIRQVAPAAMTLVVVVSLTQIMRQSAQNPENIAGMMQVLSEVLATAAGGALPMVVPWIGALGTFVTGSNTVSDILFNALQYNAAENVGLSKGLIVAIQNVGGGVGNMVSVQNIAAICGVVGIAGREGDILRKVIVPTVIFALFAGSIGTLLVYVVAPGVF; encoded by the coding sequence ATGACGAGTACTGGGCTCTTAGCACTGGCGGCGAGTCTCCCAATCGTCGTTTCGTTCGTGTTGTTGGCCGGGCTGCGTTGGTCGGCCGCACGATCGATGACTGTCGGCTGGGTGATCGCCGCGGCACTCGGACTTGGCGTGTGGGGTATGGAAGGCACATGGTTCGCGGCAGCGGCGCTCAAAGGCGTCCTTGGCGCGGTTGATATCATCCTGATCGTCTTCGGGGCCATCTTGTTGATGAACTACCTCGAAGTCGGCGGCTCGATCAGTACGATCCGGTGGTTCTTCCGGCGCATCGAGAGCGACCGGCGCGTCCAGTTGCTGTTGATCGGGCTGGGCTTTGAGACCATCATCGAGGGCGTCGCCGGCTTCGGGACGCCCGGGGCGCTGGCCGCGCCGCTGTTTATCGGCCTGGGCTTTCCGCCGCTTGCGGCGGCGGTGTTCGGACTGTTCTTCAACGCTCCCAACCCGCAGTTCGGGGCCGCGGGGACGCCGATTATCGGCGGGGTCGACCAAGGGATGAGTGCCGAGCTGATCGACGGAAAGAGCATCGAGGCGTTCAAGATGATCGTCGGCCAGTGGACCGGCGTGATGACCGGGCTGACCTTCGTCTTCTGGGGCATCCTCGGCGTCTTCCTCCTGATTTACTGGTTTGGCGACGAGGACGAACGCTCGCTGCGTGGGGCGGCCCGGTCGACGCTCCCAATTCTCCCGTTCGCGCTCGTGTTGGGCGTGATCACTGGCCTCGTCCAGTGGGCTGTTGCGTGGTTCGTCGGCTACTCGTTGCCGGACATCGCCGCCGGGTTCGTGGTGATCGGCGTCGGGATCGTCATGGCGAACGCGAACGTCCTCGTTCCCGAACGCAAGTGGACGTTCCCCGACCGCAGTGGGTGGTCGGATACCTGGCTTGGGGGCCTCGATCTGGCTTCGATCAGCGATGACGAGCCGACCAAGGAGATGCCCGTCTGGCTCGCCTGGACACCGTACCTGCTGGTTGCCGGCTTCCTGCTGGTGACTCGCTGGCCCGGCCTGGGCATCGAGAGTCAGCTCCAGCAGTTTACCATTGGCGTTACTGGCCTGTTGGGTACCGAACTCGGCTGGAACCTGCAGTATCTCTACTTGCCGGGAACGATGCCGTTCATCCCGATCGCACTCGGTACTGGCCTCCTGTACCGACTGGATCTCGAAGGGACTGTCGAGGCCTGGCGGGAATCGATCCGGCAGGTCGCACCGGCGGCGATGACATTGGTTGTCGTGGTCTCACTTACTCAGATCATGCGCCAATCCGCCCAGAATCCCGAGAACATCGCGGGAATGATGCAGGTTCTCTCGGAAGTGCTGGCGACCGCCGCTGGCGGTGCTCTGCCGATGGTCGTCCCGTGGATCGGTGCACTGGGGACGTTCGTCACTGGCTCGAACACGGTCTCTGACATCCTGTTCAATGCCTTGCAGTACAACGCTGCCGAGAACGTCGGCCTCTCGAAAGGGCTGATCGTGGCCATTCAGAACGTCGGCGGCGGGGTCGGGAACATGGTCTCCGTCCAGAACATCGCGGCGATCTGTGGCGTCGTCGGCATCGCTGGCCGGGAAGGGGACATCCTCCGGAAAGTGATCGTCCCGACGGTTATTTTCGCGCTCTTTGCCGGTTCGATCGGCACGCTGTTGGTGTACGTGGTCGCACCCGGTGTGTTCTGA
- a CDS encoding archaemetzincin family Zn-dependent metalloprotease — protein sequence MHVDIVPVGELPAIVKREASAGLRSVFDCDVSVHDAQSVPAGAHDPDRDQYRAEEFIDLAKRVGVGEKNVAITARDLFYRNRNYVFGLAYLDGSGSVISTHRLQTSSDGGLSNKSSGEVFAERVRKEVVHEIGHTLGLEHCDNKRCVMSFSPRVRQVDLKEQTLCGSCQRRVL from the coding sequence ATGCACGTGGACATCGTGCCGGTTGGTGAGCTGCCCGCGATCGTCAAGCGGGAAGCATCCGCCGGGTTGCGTTCCGTCTTCGACTGTGATGTCAGCGTCCACGATGCCCAATCGGTCCCCGCCGGCGCGCACGATCCCGATCGTGATCAGTACCGTGCCGAAGAGTTCATCGACCTTGCAAAGCGGGTGGGCGTGGGCGAGAAGAACGTCGCAATTACTGCCAGAGACCTGTTCTATCGAAACCGCAACTACGTGTTCGGGCTTGCATACCTGGACGGCAGCGGTAGCGTCATCTCGACACACCGACTCCAGACGTCCTCGGACGGCGGCCTCTCGAATAAGTCCTCTGGGGAAGTGTTCGCCGAACGCGTCCGCAAAGAGGTCGTCCACGAGATCGGCCACACACTCGGTCTCGAACACTGTGACAACAAACGCTGTGTCATGAGTTTCTCACCGCGCGTCCGGCAGGTTGATCTCAAAGAACAGACCCTCTGTGGGAGCTGCCAGCGGCGCGTCCTCTGA